A window from Montipora capricornis isolate CH-2021 chromosome 7, ASM3666992v2, whole genome shotgun sequence encodes these proteins:
- the LOC138058065 gene encoding uncharacterized protein: MPADDDSSRSNPALDEASRSAVKALVNESIANLTDNLTEVIESRLGAFATKFSAQNSSTVTNAVKKARLDRYICKRKGNQQQLDHAHDVLEKFDDATDSLKAGAHERVKRSLEEGTKLVSKRIKAIKLADKSEFGWLTVSEYLSDELASDSDDEKRMYRSEKRAERKVKEKLKQKRSRPQRSASLSNRNSSSYSSRNERSDDRFEPRPRRLGPCFKLSIPLWLLFSLALFFYFGYARRPYPVCSMYSVVPCAIWS, encoded by the coding sequence ATGCCTGCGGATGATGATTCTTCCAGAAGCAATCCAGCTTTAGACGAAGCTTCGCGGAGTGCTGTGAAGGCTTTGGTCAACGAATCAATTGCCAATTTGACCGACAACTTAACCGAGGTAATTGAGAGCCGTTTGGGTGCTTTTGCCACGAAGTTTTCAGCACAAAACAGTTCTACCGTGACTAACGCAGTTAAGAAGGCTCGTTTGGACCGGTATATCTGCAAGAGAAAGGGCAATCAGCAGCAGTTAGATCACGCTCACGACGTCTTGGAGAAGTTTGATGATGCCACCGACTCGCTCAAGGCCGGCGCTCATGAACGAGTGAAACGATCCTTGGAAGAAGGTACGAAGCTAGTCTCTAAACGTATCAAGGCCATTAAATTAGCTGACAAGAGCGAATTCGGTTGGCTGACAGTCAGCGAGTACCTATCGGACGAGTTGGCGTCCGATTCAGATGATGAGAAACGAATGTATCGCTCGGAGAAGAGGGCGGAGAGGAAGGTGAAGGAAAAGctgaaacagaagcgaagcagaCCGCAACGCAGCGCCTCCTTATCGAACCGAAACTCGTCGTCTTACAGTTCTAGGAACGAGAGAAGTGATGATCGTTTCGAGCCACGCCCTAGACGCTTGGGACCTTGTTTTAAGTTGAGTATACCGCTTTGGTTACTTTTTTCACTAGCTTTGTTCTTTTACTTCGGGTACGCACGCAGACCGTATCCAGTTTGCTCCATGTATTCTGTTGTGCCTTGTGCTATTTGGTCGTAA
- the LOC138056086 gene encoding uncharacterized protein yields the protein MICADVVDEDSNLFPSFNKRAAGEFVAETTCSSVSGRLEKSAYFWETCLQAPDFVLSIIREGYRLPFGQYPSPCFLVNNKSSLDRPHFVQRAILELLANCCIQEHSASPFCVNPLSVVEGKKLRLVIDLRHINQCLVLPKFKYEDLRSLSEVLDEGDWFFTWDLKSGYHHVRIHPDHQNYLGFAWNFNGVLRYFTFQVLPFGLSSACFCFTKLLRPLVRRWRSMGHVSFVYLDDGLCSLPDNCSAQAASIIQRKDLGSCGFVVNEDKSCWSPRQIGEWLGFVINTILMQFRVPEKKVAKLKAILDSAIQDGFVTFRNLAKIAGSVNSIYLAVGPIARLLTRQMYAAIDSRSAWYSILPISSSLMVELKFWYLNIDCFNGYSIRPPPTSSVVIFTDASDVAFGGFSSNLSVSSVSGMWLADDKGQSSTYRELKAIYYVLASYAKELESTKVKVFTDNDNAARIVLVGSRKPHLQALAIDIFQLCLAKRIVLDAQWIPRSVNERADLLSRFVDKDDWSLNPAVFQDIDVKWGPHTVDRFASYYNAQLPRFNSKFASPGSCGVDAFAQDWSCEINWICPPVSLIVRSVRKLEACNGFGTLVIPEWPSASFWPFLHSTPSRFKSFVKDVFVLPRIDNLLIEGPGQMEIYKSKDSAFSSCPSFRMLALRLQFTWSCCVDCVFCASDVLQVGSWREVPSLTDPSLQSLVPDLLDLQLESKATSTLCKYNNGWSRWRRWASSKIGVPVIPAKPLPPSLFITELCHAALRKGTGISSIEGLFYSIRWAHKLAGIECCPTDHPLVQSSLEGARRKLGRPIKPKEPLPIDLLQVITEHYSSSESLAHIRFLFILLVGFAGFFRIDELLSMKLGDITLFTDRMSIFVPKRKNDQIREGHTSVIARSGNLTCPVAVTERLVSFLPEPKNPHFPLTRRIVKSKSGERFHGSIGISYSTILLEFKKLVGPFVDDISIFGTHSIKSGAASHPARRAINETLLDKHAGWKCPKTKKRYVKHVAEDLLNVTKIMGL from the exons ATGATTTGCG CTGACGTGGTTGATGAGGATTCCAATTTATTTCCTTCGTTTAATAAGCGTGCGGCAGGCGAATTTGTTGCGGAGACCACCTGTTCGAGTGTATCGGGGAGACTGGAGAAATCAGCATATTTCTGGGAAACGTGTTTGCAGGCCCCGGACTTTGTTTTAAGTATCATTCGGGAAGGTTATAGATTACCTTTTGGTCAATACCCGTCGCCTTGTTTTCTTGTAAACAACAAATCTTCGCTCGATCGCCCGCATTTTGTGCAGCGAGCTATATTGGAGTTACTAGCTAACTGCTGTATTCAGGAGCACAGCGCCTCACCTTTTTGCGTGAACCCACTCTCTGTTGTCGAAGGCAAAAAGCTTCGTTTGGTGATAGATTTGAGGCATATTAATCAATGTCTAGTTTTGCCCAAATTCAAGTATGAAGATTTGCGATCTCTGTCTGAGGTTTTGGATGAGGGTGACTGGTTTTTTACCTGGGACCTCAAGTCGGGCTACCATCATGTCAGGATTCATCCGGATCATCAAAACTATTTGGGTTTTGCTTGGAATTTCAATGGTGTTCTCAGATATTTTACTTTTCAAGTGCTTCCTTTTGGGCTTAGCAGTGCTTGTTTTTGCTTCACGAAATTGCTGCGGCCTCTTGTAAGGCGTTGGCGTTCGATGGGTCACGTCAGTTTTGTCTACCTAGACGATGGTTTATGCAGTCTCCCCGATAATTGTTCCGCTCAAGCAGCGAGTATTATTCAGCGTAAAGATCTCGGTTCTTGTGGATTTGTCGTTAATGAAGATAAGTCGTGCTGGTCGCCCAGACAAATTGGCGAGTGGCTAGGTTTCGTAATTAACACGATTTTAATGCAGTTCCGAGTTCCAGAAAAGAAAGTAGCGAAGCTCAAAGCAATATTAGACTCTGCTATTCAAGACGGCTTCGTAACGTTCCGGAATTTAGCCAAGATTGCGGGATCGGTAAATTCTATCTACCTTGCGGTTGGGCCGATTGCTCGATTACTCACTAGGCAAATGTACGCTGCCATTGATTCCAGATCAGCTTGGTATTCTATATTGCCTATTTCATCTAGTTTGATGGTAGAATTGAAGTTTTGGTATTTGAACATTGACTGTTTCAATGGCTATTCGATTAGGCCACCTCCTACTTCGTCCGTCGTGATATTTACCGATGCAAGTGATGTCGCATTCGGGGGGTTTTCTTCCAATCTTAGCGTTTCTTCTGTCAGCGGCATGTGGCTTGCGGATGACAAGGGCCAAAGTTCTACGTATCGGGAGCTTAAGGCAATATACTACGTGTTAGCATCCTATGCCAAGGAGTTGGAGAGTACGAAAGTGAAAGTCTTTACGGACAATGATAATGCCGCCAGAATTGTTTTAGTTGGCAGTCGCAAACCACATCTTCAAGCGTTAGCAATCGACATTTTTCAGCTTTGCTTAGCCAAGCGCATTGTTCTCGACGCGCAGTGGATTCCTCGTTCTGTTAATGAGAGAGCCGACCTTCTGAGCAGGTTTGTCGACAAGGACGATTGGTCTTTGAATCCAGCAGTTTTTCAAGATATCGATGTTAAGTGGGGCCCTCATACCGTCGACCGGTTTGCTTCTTACTATAATGCCCAACTTCCCAGGTTTAACTCCAAATTTGCTTCGCCTGGCAGTTGCGGAGTAGACGCGTTTGCCCAAGATTGGAGTTGTGAGATCAATTGGATTTGCCCTCCAGTCTCTTTGATAGTGCGCTCTGTCAGAAAGCTTGAAGCTTGTAACGGGTTTGGGACCCTGGTTATACCTGAATGGCCATCAGCGTCCTTCTGGCCTTTTTTGCATTCCACTCCTTCTAGATTTAAGAGCTTTGTTAAAGATGTTTTTGTTCTCCCTCGGATTGACAATCTGCTCATTGAGGGTCCGGGACAAATGGAAATTTACAAGTCCAAGGATTCCGCATTCAGTTCATGTCCTTCGTTCAGGATGTTGGCCTTGCGTCTTCAATTT ACATGGTCTTGTTGCGTTGACTGCGTTTTCTGTGCTTCAGATGTTTTGCAGGTCGGCTCATGGCGAGAAGTACCGTCCCTTACAGATCCCTCTCTTCAGTCTTTGGTACCGGATCTTCTCGATCTTCAGTTAGAATCCAAGGCGACTTCCACCCTCTGTAAATACAATAACGGCTGGTCCAGATGGCGAAGGTGGGCATCCTCCAAGATAGGCGTTCCAGTCATCCCAGCCAAGCCTCTCCCCCCCTCCCTGTTTATCACGGAGCTGTGCCATGCGGCCCTCCGGAAAGGAACGGGAATCTCGTCAATCGAAGGTCTGTTCTACAGTATACGTTGGGCTCACAAGCTGGCGGGCATTGAATGCTGTCCTACTGACCACCCTTTGGTTCAATCGTCGCTTGAAGGTGCCAGAAGGAAGCTGGGTAGACCAATCAAACCGAAAGAACCGCTTCCCATTGACTTGTTGCAAGTTATTACCGAGCATTATAGCTCTAGCGAGTCTTTGGCCCATATTCGCTTTTTATTTATATTACTAGTTGGTTTCGCCGGTTTTTTCCGGATTGACGAGTTATTATCCATGAAACTCGGAGATATTACTTTATTTACGGATCGAATGTCTATTTTTGTGCCGAAACGAAAGAATGATCAGATCAGAGAGGGTCATACCTCGGTCATAGCTAGATCGGGAAATTTAACTTGTCCTGTAGCAGTCACTGAGAGGTTGGTTAGTTTTTTACCAGAGCCTAAGAATCCTCATTTTCCTTTGACTAGGCGTATTGTTAAGTCTAAGTCAGGGGAGCGTTTTCATGGAAGCATCGGTATTTCTTATTCTACGATCTTGCTGGAATTTAAGAAGCTTGTTGGTCCTTTTGTTGACGATATTTCCATTTTCGGGACGCATAGTATCAAATCAGGGGCAGCTTCACATCCTGCCCGTAGAGCTATCAATGAGACACTTTTAGACAAGCATGCTGGTTGGAAATGTCCTAAAACAAAGAAGCGATACGTCAAGCATGTAGCTGAAGACTTGTTAAATGTGACCAAAATAATGGGCTTGTAG